In the Sesamum indicum cultivar Zhongzhi No. 13 unplaced genomic scaffold, S_indicum_v1.0 scaffold00220, whole genome shotgun sequence genome, aaaagtaattaccaATTGGAATGTCGATCTCCTCCTGGAAACCAACACAATCCAACATGACAAACTTTTCAGTTTGGAGTATGATGAACAAGCACCAAGGGAAGGATAAGGTGGTGGTTATATTGGGTGCCACTGGCACAGGCAAATCGCGCATGGTGATAGACCTAGCCACCCGTTTCAGGATAGAGGTCATCAACTCAGACAAAATTGAGGTCTACTAGGGCCTAGACATAGTAACCAATAAGGTTAGCATTGAAGAATGTCGCAGCGTGCCACACCATTTTCTTGGCATCATTGATCCCAAGGTGGATTTCATTGTACAGGATTTTGTGCATCATGCATTGCTAGCTGTTGATGCCATCGTACAAAAGAATCGGCTGGCAATCAATGCTGGAGGGTCCAATTCCTTCGTACAGGCACTTGTCAATGACAATCTGAGTTTCACTCCAAGTACGAGTGTTGCTTTCTCGGGATGGACGTGGTGATCCCGGTCTTTCATTCATACGTGTCGAAAAGGGTTAAACAGAAGGTGGATAGCGGGTTGGTGGAGGAGGGTAAGgcattttttgacaaaaaaaatcatgactATGATTATTGGATCAGACGTGTCATTGGGTTCCCCAAGATGGATGAGTTCTCCAGGAGCGAGAGTGTTGTCGATGGTGAAACTAGGGCAAAGCTTTTTAAGGCAgctattgatgaaattaagacGAACACTTGCAAATTAGCATGCCATCAagttgaaaagattttgaggatgagggaggaattCGGGTGGCAGATCCATCGGTTGAACGCCACAGAGGTATTCCTTCGACGTGGTGGAGATGCCAATGACGCATGGGAGAAATTAATGCTGGAGCCTAGTATGAACATTTTGGCTCGGTTCATTTACAAAGAAAACATAGATCCGAAACCAACTGTCGATACTCTATCTAATACCATTGCAGTAGNNNNNNNNNNGAAGATTCTTGGTGAGCTTTTGGGTTTCGAAAGTCTCTCTTCCATATGAGTCTGGTCACCGATGGATGTAATCTGAACTCTAACTAAATTATtacttacttccatatgatgattctaCATAAgtacaaacaaaatttattatctctacttTTACCAATTAAACTCGTGTTCCAACTGTTAGTGAGATCATTAAGATGTTCAATCATACTTGGGTgtatagtaaaaaatacagtttCAGTCATGTAATTTATGAGAGGGtgtcattttttatcttacacaaattatgaaaattaatttttacaagaccaaaattatagaactgaaattactaaaataattagtgttatcaataaaatataagtgaaaATAGTATGGGTGTTAGAtgtttatatatgtacacaatCTATGATCGTACGGCCAATTAATGATGTAGATCCTTTTAacaattaatacatttatttgtttctatataCGATTAAATTGCAGCTGCATTtgcttataaaaaaaaccgataactactttttattttaagttgaattttattcGATTACTAATATTCGAATAGTTacacataaaatttagaaCTTTGTATTGAagtagaaatagaaaatatagaatacAGTCTACATacttacaatttaatttcaatattaggTCTTACTAAAAATCTCTTAAATTGCCAACAAATTTGCAGGGTATTATTGAAAAGTCATTTTATGATGTATATGATTACTATACTTAGTAtcaatttatgtggtaaattaattatatatggttAGTGAGTAACTTTGGTCtgtaaaattatatggtggacccttttttttatataaaagtaatattttcgtgatttagttattcaaattattacaatattacaaatgttttaaatttgcacacaatttcatgtgtcataaatatatttataattcctATTAAAGTCATGCATATAtgttgttgttgatttttttttttttaggctttatatcttttgtaaattagtaatttcacTCTAGGCATCTATTCAAGgaccaagaaaaaattatatttaagaaatatttgccTACATTTGGTGTTTGATAATAAACAGTGAGGATAGTGCTACGTCAATATGATGTATTAACGTGTCATCGTCATGACGCtttgttatgaaaatatcttatacAAGTCAGTGTAgatatcattaaataaaattgtgagaaTTGTCTCCGTTACATTCactctttataaatttacacacacacacacacacaaaaaaaaaaattattactcaTCAGTTGCTTACTCACTCTCTTGTCATTGTCTCTTGCAttctctcccccccccccccccccaccccccacacacatcTTCCGAAAAACTCTTTGTGCACAGGAGAAAAGATGGAGCACGGGTCAAACGAAGAAAGCAATGTAGATCTTCTTAATGATTCAACTACattcaactttcaattttattttataggttTGTATATACTCTAACCAATGTTAATTTCACACCTTGTAGACAATACTTGAGACAGATAACTTCTATGGATGTTGGAGAGTTAATGGTGTGCTCTTTCCTGAGccgttgaattttaattttccgaTACCCCCATCCACACCACCATCACAAGTGCCTCCAAGAGTCCACCAAGTACGGtagatctttctttctttcattttgtttcttttttttttcttcaaaaaacaaatatacatgTGTGTGATCTTCacttttcttcatttgtttagatcttttattctaaatataaattttataagaagtactgatttaaaattaaaaattgctCAATCTTGAAGGTGGAAAGACAATTCTTTTGGCTTTTccctttgaatttgaaataaagctttttgaaaaagaaaaatcaaaattggcttacctattttttttatatgatattccATTAGTggaaaagattattttttctcaatcttAAGACTTTTTGTGTTTCTCACTCTCTCTTGTTGTGGGTGGGTGGGGAGGGGGATGTCACACGGTTCAATATGTCGTCAATTGAAACCTGAATATGCTTATTCTATTAATCATTTAACCTTCTACCATTTTGTAagtcacaatatatatatataggaaaaaatacaatattgaGCCAAATTCTTAGGGGCGgttgcaattttaattcagGTCCAATCGAAAATAGTGAATCAGGACAATAATCTTCAAAATATGGCAATTAAGGACAAAATACTCTAATTTTGCTCGAATTGTGCACATGATGCGCGCAtgacaatataaattttggaatttctccaaaattcgGCTAATTAGCTTATGCGGAAGTATTTTTTCAGCCGGTGCTTAcgtgaaatttcaaaatacgTTACCTTAGCCATGTAAGCACCACTGAAAAATTACTTTCATGTAAGCCAATTCCCcaaattttggagaaattccaaaattaatgTGGTTACGTGCACATTATGTGTGCAATTTCGGCAAAATTAGGGTGTTTAGTCCATAAATtgccatttttcaaaaattactatcctgatttacaattttgaattagacccaaattaaaattgccacCATCCCTAaaaaattggacaaaaattatatttctccctatatatataacctcTAGCAAACTAGTCATgaagtgaaacaaaaaaaggcacATGAATTACAAATTGTTCTCACCATACACATATAAGAAAACTCAATGGCTGTCATGTTGATCTAGGAACAAGGGAGTTATGAATGCCTGATTCAATCTCCATTGGAAGTGGTCTCTGATTGTTATAGAATTATGTTGATCCTCAACTGCCCTTTCTGTAATGGGTTCTTTCTAATCTTTGATGTTGCTGATTCTCTTTTTCATGAAATGgtaatttcattttcctttgaaaaaaaaaagatatatgatataaatttagtattcaataaatttaaaaaaagctTACAAATTAAtcccaaatattatttttttataactaaaaataaagaaccaattaaaagttaaaaagaattaattatatttagacccCCTGtagaaatgttaaattatacttttcttcaaaaaagttCTGAAATTACAAGTGGAGCCCtttaaaaattcttcatttacacCTACTCCATTCCTTTAGGACTTGAGCAAAAAATActgatttacccaaaaaaattacataaattttaattttacccttcatttaacatatatattttttgtacttataatgtgacaaatacaatatatatatatggagtgaggttaacatcattatattttttttcttataagtttaaaattataacacaaaaatgttaaatgggggatgaaattaaaaacttatataatgttttttgggataaattatctttttggtcccataaagaATGGACCTACTACTTTTCATCCCATGCTTTACGTGATTTTCTCTTTAATcccattttttaaagaaaagtttcCAACTTAGTCCCAAACCtcatttatcatcaaattaaaatggaaGAATGGACAATCTATTTACTTCAGTTGTTACATgtgaaatatacttttttggcttttttgaAGGTTAAAATTGGCGCAAAAAATGGCAACACTCTATAAGAGGTGTTTACATTGTGCTGCAGCATGAaaaaatctttcattttttccttcGTTCTATTATCTGCTAGCTTGCCTGGcctaaaaaaattaccttAAACGAGCATAATAAATTGACTTTGTAGATAGATTGCAAAgatatcattaaataaaattgtaagaatTGTTTGTATTACATTCACACCttttaaatttacacaaaaacactcacacacacacacacgcattctactctctttctctctctctctctctctctctctttctctcccccccccccctacACACACATCCTCCAAAGAACTCTTTCTGCAAAGGAGAGAAGATCCCCTCACACACATTCTCCAAAGAACTCTTTCTGCAAAGGAGAAAAGATGGAGCACGGGTCAAATGAAGAAACCAATGTAGATCTTCTCAATGATTCAACTGCATTCAACTctcaattttatgttatagttCTGTATAAACTCTAACCAATGTTAATTTCTCAACTTGTAGACAATACTTGAGAAAGATAACTTCTATGGATGTTGGAGAGTTAATGGTGTGCTCTTCCCGGAAccgttgaattttaattttccgacacccccacccccacccccacccccatccGCACCACCATCACAGGTGCCTCCAAGAGTCCACTAGGTACGGtagatctttctttctttcattttgtttcttttttttttcttcaaaaaataaatttagatgtGTGTGATCTTCACTCTTCATCATTTGTTTAGATCtgttattctaaatataaattctacAAGAAGTACTgacttaaa is a window encoding:
- the LOC105179840 gene encoding adenylate isopentenyltransferase 5, chloroplastic-like, whose protein sequence is MSISSWKPTQSNMTNFSVWSMMNKHQGKDKVVVILGATGTGKSRMVIDLATRFRIEVINSDKIEDFVHHALLAVDAIVQKNRLAINAGGSNSFVQALVNDNLSFTPSTSVAFSGWTW